A portion of the Osmia lignaria lignaria isolate PbOS001 chromosome 15, iyOsmLign1, whole genome shotgun sequence genome contains these proteins:
- the LOC117600491 gene encoding uncharacterized protein LOC117600491: protein MEKTYGYENFNEDSKQMPQDTQQEVSPGMDVEVSEKCRPKFRGCGPRRRRRRKRSRKRKKCICKPKRRRKRRLVLSSNPFIIFYLEMWFKSHGKRVTEVAREAGKKWCALSECDKEKYIKIAERVKRRRSRHGRKC from the exons ATGGAAAAAACATACGGTTATGAAAACTTCAACGAAGACAG CAAACAAATGCCACAGGATACTCAACAGGAAGTTAGCCCCGGAATGGACGTTGAAGTGAGCGAAAAATGCCGTCCGAAATTCAGAGGGTGCGGACCCcgaaggagaaggaggaggaagagaagTCGCAAGAGGAAGAAGTGCATCTGCAAGCCCAAACGAAGACGTAAAAGACGATTGGTTCTGTCGTCTAATCCTTTCATCATCTTTTACTTAGAAATGTGGTTCAAAAGCCACGGGAAACGCGTAACGGAAGTGGCTCGAGAAGCAGGCAAGAAATGGTGCGCGCTAAGTGAATGCGACAAAGAGAAATATATCAAAATCGCAGAGAGAGTGAAACGACGACGTTCGAGGCACGGAAGAAAGTGTTAA